In Apis mellifera strain DH4 linkage group LG10, Amel_HAv3.1, whole genome shotgun sequence, the genomic window aattCATGAATGAAATacgtattaaataatgaattttgcaCGCCACAAAATGTATAGATACAtgtttgtatacatatatatatatatataatatatatatatataacctgAGGAATATGACGAATAATAGATAAACTATATGCAATTCATTAgctttagataaaaaatcgtAATATAGCGAAAATTGATTGTGAGTGCTCTTCTTGAGTGTCGATTACAGTAAACGTAGCTCATTTGTTTGCgcctgaaaattttaaatttcatttaatttttttacgaaaaaattttaggaataaatttgaaatttcacaatgaaattaaatgttcCCTCCGAATAATTACCCTTCGCGTTTGATCATCCTGTCTTTCTCGAAATGCCGAATCGTCGTTATGAAGCCAATCTTGCAATCTTTCGGAAATTCTTTCCGGTGCCACGTTTCGATCATGATTTTTTCCTTGTTGCTCGAGTACGTATTCAAATTCGCTCTTTAGCCTTGAGTCGCCGGTTTTAGACATATTTCCACCATAAAGGGGTAACGATCTTTTTCCAATCGTCTCCAAAAGACGACGATTGGCGTCGATTTGCGCTTGATCCTGTAACGCTTTACGTCTAGCAAGTT contains:
- the LOC100576130 gene encoding diuretic hormone 44 is translated as MAKCHPISYNTYDERELSRDHPPLLLLVDHRIPDLENEMFDSGNDPGSTVVRTKRLESKRIGSLSIVNSMDVLRQRVLLELARRKALQDQAQIDANRRLLETIGKRSLPLYGGNMSKTGDSRLKSEFEYVLEQQGKNHDRNVAPERISERLQDWLHNDDSAFRERQDDQTRRAQTNELRLL